GATCTCGTCTCACCCAGGTCGCAAGTGGGGTGAAAAAGGAAGATCTAGGGAGGACTTGGTGGCCCGCCTTTTGTTTTCTCCACGAGGGCGAGCTAGCACCTAGCTCGTGAATTGGAGAGCCcaaagttatctgaaatggtctcagatctTGAGGAAGATCCACACATTGTGTACTCTCCACTCACTCAGCCGGCAATGCGGCATTTTGTTACTTGCATGATGCCATCCTGACTCTGTCCCTGCTTCAGGAGATCGGATTGGTCTACGGTGAAGTGGTCACCAGGAATACATTTCCCCCTCTCTCCCAAAGAAATGTGTGTCATTTCGCCTTAATTAGTGACTACAAGTCTTGCAACCAAAACGACCAGCAAAACATGAAACCAAGAGCCAGCTATATAACTAGAAAAGAAAGAGGAAACTAAGACCCAAAGCCAAAACTGTACAGCTAACCAACTCGAGTGGCTCTTATTTTCTCTGTTGCTTCAAGCTTATTCTTGCCTCCCTTTAcccaaaaagggtttcccccggctttatatataaaacactcatcaccgAGCCAACCGACCAAACACATGGTACCATCCACACACACCCAAGGCATGATACAAAGACGCTGAGAGCAGCCACACTATCTGAAACAACTCCAAGACAACAACAGATGAACAATAAGCATCACTATGAAGTTGCCGGGGTCCTCAACTGTGGACAAGCCACCGTGGAGAGACGAAGGCGAGCATGACGACCCATGGGCTCCAAGGCGGCGTCTTCAGGAAGGGAGAACTGCCACTGCCCTATCCGTAGGTCAGGGTTTCCCTCCGAGCACCACAACGAATGGTGAGTATCGGCGACGATGCCTCCAAGAAGGGGACGACGTTAGAATGCCACCACCACTGACCTGACAAGTCAGAacgggttttcaccccggccaacactcaccgTCACCCAATGAGGCACGATCGACCGCACCACCAGCATCGGACGTCACACCCTGGAAACCACGCCGCCCGCACAGCCATGGTCGCCAGACAGCGCCTGAGCCGGGTGCTCCGCCCCCGAGTGCCATGGCTcccaccaccaaggccgccgccccggcatccatggCATACACTCCATCCCTGCCCCAGGTTCTTAACCAAGATGATAGAGGATACGGTCAGGAAGGTCCCTCCTTTCCAACCCCTGAACAGCCCCAGGTCCATGCCCCACCTCTGACCTACACCGCCCCGCCTTGCCCCACCCGAGATCCCCCGTGGCATGCCGCCATGAGACGGGAGGCAAGGATGCTGCCGAGGCCTCCCTGGCGCCGGAGCATCCCTCAACGGTGAACAGAGTTGGGAAAAGTCCAGCCCATCGACGCCTCCTGCACAAACACAACTTAGGGATGGAGGGGAACCACCTCACGAGCCGCTCACCGACGGACTGACGCCGGAGATGCCCAGCCGCCGCCGTGAAACGACCCAGACCACCGCCATGGGCCACCACCACATCGTGGCAGCCCACATTCGCGCAGGGACCCCGAGGGTCGACCCTGAGCCGCCCACCGGAAACCAGGGGCCAGATCCGAGCGGATCTGATAGGCAGCCCCCGCACTCTGTAACGGCTGCCGATGAGCCACTGCGGTCCATGGCCAGAGCCACAACCCCACCAGGACGCAGCCAGCCCCTGCGACGCCCGTCATCAAACACCTACCGGATTTGGATCCTGGCTAGGGCCGCCGCTGTCGAGCACGCTCCGCCTCCGCCAGCACGGGCATGTGCCCTCACCGTCACCATGGAGCCCTCCACGCCGAGGTCCTGCCGCCGGCACTGCCTCGCCCCCCAAAGCGATGCGCCCCCGAACGTAGTAGACGTCCCGCACCGCCCACCACCGCACGAAGAGGAGAGGNNNNNNNNNNNNNNNNNNNNNNNNNNNNNNNNNNNNNNNNNNNNNNNNNNNNNNNNNNNNNNNNNNNNNNNNNNNNNNNNNNNNNNNNNNNNNNNNNNNNNNNNNNNNNNNNNNNNNNNNNNNNNNNNNNNNNNNNNNNNNNNNNNNNNNNNNNNNNNNNNNNNNNNNNNNNNNNNNNNNNNNNNNNNNNNNNNNNNNNNNNNNNNNNNNNNNNNNNNNNNNCTAGGGTTTCCCCTCGTTGCTCGCGGGAACGACGCGGGGAGGGGGGGGTGACTTCTCGCTCTCCAATGTCATTTAAAACCACCTGGTGTGACATGCTTCTTTATTCGTTGTTCGTTTGCAAGGTGAAACCACTTGGTATTCTTGCCTCCCTTTAGAAAAATAGTATTTGTGGTGTGACATGCTTTGTTGTTCGTTTGCAAGGTCTAAGGTAGATCACAACACGATTGTCAATGGAGTTTTTATTGCTTTATTATGTGAGTAAAGGAACTTACTTCGTGCCACTTGGCAGACAACTAGAGTATGTTTCAACGTAGAGGTCATGCCATATCTTCTTCTTTCATGACAAAACTTTACTGGAGATgcctttatcaaagtataatttcggTCACTGCTTTTTTTTCGAAAAGAATTTTGGTCACTGCTGATCGAGCACTTCTATCTTGGGACTTATAAAGGGAACTTCAATGCTGTAGAGGAGCAGTTGCGCTAGATATTGACTACACGTTCATATGTGATATGATGATTGGAAGGCTGTGGTGGTGAGCTAGGGAGCATATTGGAAGAAATCTCTGCCGATTCTGTATTTATCGTTTTTTTTTCTGGAAGACCTTGCATCCATCTGTGGACAGACAGTTTCAGCTATTTGACACTATTCCAGGATTCTATTCTTGACATGCAAACAACCTGACTTTTTTTTTGGAGAAATCTAACTAGATTATATTCTCTTCGCATTTAGGCAGCAGTTTGCGTTAGATGAACACAATGCTAAACACACGATACACATTTGTGTGAATCACAGAGGAAGAACAATAAGGATAGCGAACTATGTGAAAGAGTATCAGAGAATATCTGATCCTAAATCTAACTCCCGGCGACCCGCTCCCGTCcccgcaaccctagccgccgccgcctccccctgcCCGTCGCCGGAGGGATCCGGCCGCCCTTGCCGGCGCGCGGCCCGGATCCagccctccctcccctcgcccttcctcccccttccctccttccgcccccgcgccgcctccccgggaggcggccggggcggcccCCGCGCTGCTGCACTCGGCCTCGCTCCGCTCTCCCTCTCCCCTGCCGTCGCCGGCGGGCGCCCNNNNNNNNNNGGCTTGACGGCGGTCCGGTGACCCGGCGGGTTGGCCGGCGGCAGACGTGGTGGCGGCGCTGCTCCTTGGCGGCGAGGCGGCGTGGTGGTGCTGGGTGGCCAACGTCGcgcccccggcccagatctgggcccggcgggccccatctgggtcctagcgggccggcCCCCGGCGTGGCCTCGTTGTCTACGGCGCGCTGAGGAGGAGAAGCGGCTCAGATATGGGGCGTCGGCGCCGATggcgtgccggcagcagcgcgaaggcgggagctttacgggcccacgagggctcggccgggcctgtgggcccacgggcctggtgtgctcctgctattgcgtccggacggctaccgtcgctgacggtggaggtggggccctcccgcgtgccgacggtgctgatgccctagtcccggctctgatCCTTCGCCGCACTGCCCTCATTtcgtggtgccgtggtgagacggcgtgggggcctcatgaccgcgttggcgctgggtggtggttggtttggtggatggatccggagcgcccgaggtgcgggttgggatcgggggaaacccctgtcggcgtgGCCGACACCGGCGTGGTGGCGCCTGAGGGTGTCacctgaccttccgggagggcgtcgggggctaccctgcctctcgcctcgtcgtgtaccgggggaaacccttggcagcagcgtcgtcatcgtcacgattcttcttggaggtgttgataggtgccggcgcttcggagtcttggagcctaGGGGTAGATTCCGGTGGGCGCAGCGATCGCGAGGCTTCTTtgtttttgttgatccgccgttgtcggcatttgtttcttttgctctttctctgtcgtttcttttgggcgtgtctgtgctgcttccgccccagcacctatctcTGTATGGTtcagttggttgctttgtatacaaagtgggggaaaaccctttttcggtaaagaGTATCAGAAGAAAAGATCCAGTTACCTCTGTAGCCGTATTTACTGTATTTAATGTTTAGGGAACCCATTCATATATATAGTACTAGCAAGTGGCCTCTGCTCAGTACACATTGGGGAAGGATGAAAATAGGAGATAAATATTGCACTTAGTCGAGTCAATTAAGTTTGGATACATCATCCATTGCCATAAGATTAGCAACCCCTTGTTTGTTGAATAACCAGAAGTCAACCATTTTTTTGGTCCCTGAGCTATGTGTATTTCTTAAAGGTGTCCTGCCGAGCTCTTTTTTTTAATATATATTAGAAGCCCTTGTCCATTGTTAAGGCAGTAAGCATTTGGTTTTGGTGAAGATTTTGTACAAATGGACCTGTCCCTTGTCTACTTGCATGTCATCGATCTTACTACTTATTTAACGAACGCATGGTAATCTACAAAAAATTGCATTCTTGACAGCACTTGAAAATTGAGGGGGAGAAAAGTGGGAGCTGATGAAATAGAATCACAATCACATGGAGCTGACTTAAGTATGATTCCAAAACAGAAAAGGGGTGCAGTCAGTGTGATCTACATTGTCTTTGCCCTTCCTTTTGACAGGAGTGCACTCTTCCCTCATTTATATTGTGCTGGTTTGTTTCGGCTGCttccgcgcgcgcgcgtgtgtgagagagagagagaaactgcTGAGGGGGGAGAGAAGGAAGATCACATGGTGGCCTTTATTTGGGTATGTGACAGCTTCTCCCTTTAGTCTTTTAGTGCTTCCTTCCTTTTATCTCCTCATCAAGGGAAACCCCTTTCAAAACCTCATCAGCTGTTGAGTGAGTGAGTGAGTTCCTTCTCATACTCCTTTAAGACCCCTCCCTCTTCCCTGCTCATCCCTTTCTTCTTCAtccatcctccctctctctctctctctctctctctctctctctctctctctctctctctctctctctctctctctctctctctccctctcttgccTTTGCCCAAAAGCCATATAATGCGCTGCTGATCCCTTCTTCCAGTTCCAGCCTCCACAATAGCAATACACCTCGTGGTgatacacacgcacgcacacaccttTCTTCTTTTACCAGCCTCCAAGAATCACTCGCTCACTGCGCGCCATGGAGATTGCCATGGTATGCACAAGAGTTaacctcctcatcctcatcctctccctctgctcgccatacaaGTTCATCCAGAGCCCCATGGACTTTGGCCCCTTGAACCTGCTCCCCACCACCATCGCTGCGTCCAGTGACTTCGGCAGGATCCTCTTCCACTCCCCGTCCGCGGTGTTGAAGCCCCAGTCCCCAAGGGACATCTCTCTGCTTCTTAGCTTCCTCTCCGCCTCGTCTCTAGGCAAGGTGACGGTGGCGACCAGGGGTGCGGGTCACTCCATTCATGGACAGGCCCAGGCCCTCGATGGCATTGTGGTGGAGATGCGCTGCTTGCCTGCTGAGATAGAGCTGcacagaggaggagaaggagatgtTTCCTATGCTGATGTGAGCGGCGGAGCCATGTGGATAGAGCTCCTGGAGCAGAGCTTGAAGGCTGGGCTGGCTCCAAGGTCCTGGACTGATTACCTCTACATCACCATTGGTGGGACTCTGTCCAATGCCGGCATCAGCGGGCAGACATTCAAGCATGGGCCTCAGATTAGCAATGTTCTACAGCTGGAGGTAGTCACAGGTACGATAAGAGATGCATGCTGAGGGGGCAAAAAAAGGACAAGATCTTCTTATTTGGCTTTTGGCCCTGTCTCCCTTGGCCAACAACATCTTGGTTGCTGATGGGCAGTAGATTTTGTGCTCCTCTTTGATTGACAGGCAGGGGAGAGACCGTGACATGCTCGCCCACCAAGAACGCAGAGCTGTTCAGCGCTGTTCTGGGAGGCCTTGGCCAGTTTGGCATCATAACTAGGGCAAGGATCCTGCTGCAGGAAGCTCCACAGAAAGTATGTACGCAGCGTTACACCTGTCTTGTTCTCATTAGTCTAGTGTAAGCCTGTGCCATGCATAGATGATTAATCAGGTTTTCGACTTCATTCAGGTGAAGTGGGTGAGGGCCTTCTACGACGATTTCGGCACCTTCACCAAAGACCAGGAGCTGCTGGTGTCGATGCCGGATATGGTGGACTACGTAGAAGGTTTCATCGTCTTGAATGAACAGTCGCTTCACAGCTCTTCCATTGCCTTCCCTGCAAATATGGACTTCAGCCCAGATTTTGGCACCAAGGGCAGTCCTAAGATCTACTACTGCATAGAGTTTGCGGTTCATGATTATCAGTGCGTGAATACCAATGTGGAGCAGGTAAGCCCCAGAactgttttgtgtgtgtgtgtgtgtgtgtgtgtgtgtgtgtgtgtgtgtgtgtgtgtgaacttgTCAAGGCTTGGGAATGAATGAtggagtgtgtgtgcatgtgtttattttcaGGTGGTGGAAGCCATCTCAGTGCAGATGAGCCACATAGCGTCCCACCTGTACAGTGTGGAGGTGTCCTACTTTGATTTCCTCAACAGGGTGAGGATGGAGGAGATGAGCCTGAGGAGCAGCGGGCTCTGGGAGGTGCACCACCCGTGGCTCAACATGTTCGTGCCCAAGGCCGGGATCAGGGACCTGAGGGACCTTCTCATGGACAACATCTCACCGGATAACTTTGAGGGGCTCATCCTCATCTATCCACTCCTCAGAGACAAGTAAGCTGTGTGTGCTACTAATCAACGCAATGCATTGTAGGCATTACATTAAGATATCTCAACTTGGggctgggggacacatcaatacgtGTAGGCATTGTTTATAGAAGAAAATATTATCTACCGATTGTTTAACTAACCTTGTTTGTGACCGCTGCGTTGGCTTCCAAGCAGTCCAAGTTCGACAAGCCTTTCTCCGCATCATTTTCGTTTAGTAACGAGTTCGTTTCTATGTAATCAAAGTGCTGAGAATTAATCAGCTCTGCTCATCGGGCATGAGATAGTCCCTTTTGGCATTCGCATGCTGCCCCATTTCTACCATCTATACTGCTATAGCAGGCAGTACAGGCCTGAGAACATATCATTTATTCCATATTTCTACGTGGTGCACCATTCTGCTCTTCCTTGGAAGCACCTGCTGTGGTTTTCATGCATAGCATTCATGATTTGTGTGTGTTCTCTTGTACAGTATATTGTAAAGGTCTGGAAGAGAACGTATTATCTTTGATAAATGATGTGTGATGTATCCTTGTGTGCGCCTAGCCGCCTACTTAGGGTCTTCATTAGTATACAGGCATCTTGGTCCCAACACTCTTCTTTTCATAAGAAATAAAAACTGCTCACTTGCCTTTACTATGGAGTGGGTATAGAGGGCAGAAAAGTTGCAGCCCTGCTTTGTACTAACATTGGAcacaacacacacaaaaaaaatgagAATATTAGATCGGTCGGTTGTTTAATGCTGCGAACTCTTTTCTTATTGGAAAGTTCTATGTATGTCTACAATATTTCTGGTAGAAAGTCCACACCTACAGTGGCTTTGTTGGTCGATTGTTGCATGCTTGTGAATGATTGTTTCATGTTTTGTGGGTCCTTCAAATAGAATGACATCTGTCGCGAGCATTGTATGATTTAACTCAAACTATAGCTTTGGCTCAATGAGTGGCATCTTCTTTATTTG
The sequence above is a segment of the Triticum dicoccoides isolate Atlit2015 ecotype Zavitan chromosome 1A, WEW_v2.0, whole genome shotgun sequence genome. Coding sequences within it:
- the LOC119269523 gene encoding cytokinin dehydrogenase 3-like is translated as MEIAMVCTRVNLLILILSLCSPYKFIQSPMDFGPLNLLPTTIAASSDFGRILFHSPSAVLKPQSPRDISLLLSFLSASSLGKVTVATRGAGHSIHGQAQALDGIVVEMRCLPAEIELHRGGEGDVSYADVSGGAMWIELLEQSLKAGLAPRSWTDYLYITIGGTLSNAGISGQTFKHGPQISNVLQLEVVTGRGETVTCSPTKNAELFSAVLGGLGQFGIITRARILLQEAPQKVKWVRAFYDDFGTFTKDQELLVSMPDMVDYVEGFIVLNEQSLHSSSIAFPANMDFSPDFGTKGSPKIYYCIEFAVHDYQCVNTNVEQVVEAISVQMSHIASHLYSVEVSYFDFLNRVRMEEMSLRSSGLWEVHHPWLNMFVPKAGIRDLRDLLMDNISPDNFEGLILIYPLLRDKWGTNTSVVLPDSGSTEQVMYVVGILRSANPDEGCSHHCLQELLRRHRHIADTAGVRIGAKQYLAHHPTPAGWHQHFGPRWERFAERKNRFDPLSILGPGQGIFPKGNTGVYAS